One window of Microaerobacter geothermalis genomic DNA carries:
- a CDS encoding DUF116 domain-containing protein, whose protein sequence is MKEETVKHTLEISPRKLGDEWKHWTGETEENNGDLETKKRVFLSLFSITVLLTDIFIFFIYYLISPRLEDIHPALNETVYIFTGTAISVLTFYLMSILLTILFKKPFAFFLKGKDLINFPLVSWTLILGHKLGFSKDRIKNSLIHVTNEIVKTLYFVVLPHEILIVVPRCLSKFMRKELEDLTEKYQVTFHTAGGGTQARQLLITENPKAIIAVACERDLFSGIQDVAGKIPVIGISNKRPEGPCKNTYIHLDEMEKAIQYFLYGMN, encoded by the coding sequence TTGAAGGAAGAAACTGTAAAACACACTTTGGAGATCAGCCCAAGAAAATTGGGAGATGAATGGAAACATTGGACTGGGGAGACAGAAGAAAATAACGGGGATTTAGAAACGAAAAAAAGGGTTTTTTTATCCCTTTTTTCCATCACGGTGCTATTGACCGATATTTTTATTTTTTTTATCTATTATTTAATATCACCAAGATTAGAAGATATTCATCCTGCTCTAAATGAAACCGTTTATATTTTCACTGGAACTGCTATTTCCGTTCTCACCTTTTATTTAATGTCAATATTGTTAACGATTTTATTTAAAAAACCCTTTGCTTTCTTTCTCAAAGGAAAAGATTTAATCAACTTTCCTCTTGTCAGTTGGACTCTTATTCTGGGTCACAAACTTGGCTTTTCAAAGGATCGGATAAAAAATTCCCTTATCCATGTAACCAATGAAATCGTAAAGACCCTATATTTCGTCGTATTGCCCCATGAGATTCTGATTGTAGTTCCGAGATGTTTATCAAAATTTATGAGAAAAGAACTGGAGGATTTAACCGAAAAATATCAGGTGACTTTTCATACGGCAGGTGGAGGAACCCAGGCACGTCAACTTCTTATTACAGAGAACCCAAAAGCCATTATTGCCGTCGCATGTGAAAGAGATTTGTTTTCCGGAATTCAGGATGTGGCTGGAAAAATACCGGTGATTGGAATTTCAAATAAACGGCCGGAAGGTCCTTGTAAAAATACATATATACATTTGGACGAGATGGAAAAAGCCATCCAATACTTTCTATATGGTATGAACTAG
- the ymfI gene encoding elongation factor P 5-aminopentanone reductase codes for MGKNCWALITGASRGIGRAIAEKLSVDGYSLYLHYHRGKKEIEEVSECCLSNGVTTKIIQADLRNYNGILEIEEQIKDNPPSILINNAGSSLYGLMTDVTKEQWDEMIHLHLQAPFFLIQAVSSSMIRAKFGRIVNISSVWGIHGAACEVVYSTVKGGLNTMTKALAKELAPSGITVNAIAPGVIETEMITLSFTSEEIADIVKEIPVGRMGRAEEIASLVSHLVSPNSSYITGQIISVNGGWYL; via the coding sequence ATGGGAAAAAATTGTTGGGCATTAATTACTGGAGCTTCCAGGGGAATCGGTAGAGCCATTGCAGAGAAGCTCTCAGTGGATGGTTATTCCCTTTATCTCCATTACCATAGGGGAAAAAAAGAAATAGAAGAGGTATCTGAATGTTGTTTATCAAATGGGGTCACAACTAAAATTATTCAAGCTGATTTAAGAAATTATAATGGAATTCTGGAAATAGAAGAACAAATAAAAGACAATCCACCTTCCATTTTGATAAACAATGCCGGAAGCAGTTTATATGGTCTTATGACTGATGTTACCAAAGAACAATGGGATGAAATGATTCACCTTCATCTTCAGGCTCCCTTTTTTCTTATACAAGCGGTATCATCCTCAATGATTCGGGCCAAATTTGGACGTATAGTCAATATCTCTTCTGTTTGGGGAATACATGGGGCTGCTTGCGAAGTTGTATATTCAACAGTTAAGGGGGGGCTTAATACCATGACAAAGGCACTTGCCAAAGAGTTGGCCCCTTCAGGCATTACAGTAAATGCCATAGCTCCGGGTGTGATTGAAACGGAAATGATCACCCTGTCCTTTACATCTGAAGAAATCGCTGATATCGTGAAAGAAATTCCAGTGGGACGAATGGGGAGGGCAGAGGAGATTGCTTCTCTTGTTTCTCATCTAGTCTCCCCCAATTCCTCGTACATTACCGGACAAATTATTTCTGTTAATGGTGGCTGGTATTTGTAA
- the yfmH gene encoding EF-P 5-aminopentanol modification-associated protein YfmH, translating into MKEITFDQLKETLYFEKLDNGLSVYILPKEGFNKTYATFTTKYGSIDNHFRPPGGEELRVPDGIAHFLEHKMFEEEDGDVFQKFSSNGASANAFTSFERTAYLFSCTDHLETNLTTLIDFVQHPYFTDENVEKEKGIIAQEIRMYEDNPDWRSYFGLIQNMYHQHPVRIDIAGTIESISKITKETLYQCYETFYHPSNMLLFVVGSVEPKKIMNLVIQNQNRKDFKNSLERIERFYPNEPQSVKSKRSEVKLSVGIPKCLFGFKEKRNNLTGEALLKRELSTKLLLDILLGPSSILYQQLYDEDIINDTFGSDYSCEQQYAFSVVGGDTKDPDKLLQKVEESLKKRKEEGISEDEFERARRKKIGGFLKALNSPEFIANQFTRYRFIDSDLFHIVPVLEDLNLEDVNQRLQEHIDFEQMAVSIVSSTEK; encoded by the coding sequence ATGAAGGAAATTACCTTTGACCAATTAAAGGAAACCTTATATTTCGAGAAATTGGATAACGGATTATCGGTATACATCCTTCCCAAAGAGGGATTTAACAAAACCTATGCTACATTTACAACAAAGTATGGTTCCATTGATAACCACTTTAGACCACCGGGTGGGGAGGAGCTTAGGGTACCGGACGGAATCGCTCATTTTTTGGAACACAAGATGTTTGAAGAAGAAGATGGGGACGTGTTTCAAAAGTTTTCCTCCAATGGTGCTTCTGCCAATGCTTTTACCAGTTTCGAAAGAACAGCTTATTTATTTTCCTGTACAGATCATCTTGAAACCAACTTAACAACTCTAATTGATTTCGTTCAACACCCCTATTTCACCGATGAAAACGTGGAAAAAGAAAAGGGGATCATCGCTCAGGAAATTCGAATGTATGAAGATAACCCGGATTGGCGTTCCTATTTTGGACTGATACAGAACATGTATCATCAGCATCCCGTCCGAATTGATATTGCTGGAACCATTGAATCAATCAGCAAAATTACTAAAGAGACCCTTTATCAGTGCTATGAAACCTTTTATCATCCCAGCAATATGCTGCTATTTGTGGTTGGATCCGTTGAACCAAAGAAGATCATGAATCTGGTAATACAGAATCAAAACCGGAAGGATTTCAAGAATAGTCTTGAAAGAATAGAACGATTTTATCCCAATGAACCTCAGTCAGTAAAATCAAAACGTTCAGAGGTAAAGCTTTCTGTCGGAATTCCAAAATGTTTATTTGGATTTAAAGAAAAAAGAAATAATCTTACTGGAGAAGCTTTATTAAAGAGAGAGCTGTCTACAAAGTTGTTGTTGGATATCTTATTGGGGCCCAGTTCAATTTTATATCAGCAACTGTATGATGAGGATATTATTAATGATACATTTGGATCAGATTATTCCTGTGAACAGCAATATGCATTTTCGGTTGTTGGAGGGGATACGAAGGATCCAGATAAGCTGTTACAAAAAGTGGAGGAATCATTAAAGAAAAGGAAAGAAGAGGGGATCTCTGAAGATGAGTTTGAAAGAGCCCGGAGAAAAAAAATCGGCGGCTTCTTAAAAGCACTAAATTCACCAGAATTTATTGCCAATCAATTTACCAGATACCGCTTCATTGATTCTGATTTATTTCATATCGTTCCAGTATTAGAGGACCTTAATTTGGAAGATGTAAATCAACGGCTTCAGGAGCATATTGATTTTGAGCAAATGGCTGTTTCGATCGTATCCTCAACTGAAAAATAA
- the yfmF gene encoding EF-P 5-aminopentanol modification-associated protein YfmF, with product MSISFQRTYWNQTGIHILETNKFKTNTIVIQIQQPLQEELVTKNALIPFILNRGSKKYPSTKKLREQLDDLYGATLSVDVSKKGERQLITFKMEITNETYLKNTTPLLAQGIQLLGEVLTNPLVENDHFNEKYVSSEKSSMKKRLESLIDDKIKYANQRCTEEMSKNEPYRLMAYGELEKIHSYSGEDLYAAYLKLLQNSPIDIYIVGDVNSSEVVKLIQESFYLPTRDVMDLPDTLVKTNVTEIKEVIERLDVNQGKLNMGCRTNTSYKDDDYVPLMVYNAILGGFPHSKLFTNVREKASLAYYAVSRLESHKGIMMIMSGIEIDNYDKAVGIIKEQLQMMENGNITENELNQSKAVLVNQLKENLDNPYTLIDMDYNGIIAERKRPFEEIIGEIRKTDVEDIVNIAKKVKLDTIYFLRDKKGV from the coding sequence TTGTCCATATCATTTCAAAGAACCTATTGGAATCAAACAGGTATACATATTCTAGAGACCAACAAATTTAAAACCAATACGATCGTCATTCAAATTCAGCAACCTTTACAGGAAGAATTGGTTACTAAGAATGCATTGATTCCTTTCATATTGAATCGGGGAAGCAAAAAATACCCGTCTACCAAGAAATTAAGAGAACAATTGGATGATTTATATGGTGCCACTTTAAGTGTCGATGTATCGAAGAAAGGGGAAAGGCAGCTGATCACCTTTAAAATGGAAATTACCAATGAGACCTATTTAAAGAACACTACTCCTCTTTTGGCACAGGGGATACAATTGTTGGGAGAAGTGCTGACCAATCCATTGGTGGAAAATGATCATTTTAATGAGAAGTATGTATCCTCTGAAAAATCATCCATGAAGAAAAGATTGGAATCCCTTATAGATGATAAGATTAAATATGCCAATCAAAGATGTACAGAAGAAATGAGTAAGAATGAACCTTATCGGTTGATGGCCTATGGGGAATTGGAGAAGATTCATTCCTATAGTGGAGAAGATCTGTATGCTGCTTATCTGAAACTTCTACAGAATTCACCCATAGATATTTATATTGTTGGAGATGTAAACAGCAGTGAAGTGGTCAAACTGATTCAGGAATCCTTCTATTTGCCAACAAGAGATGTGATGGACCTTCCTGATACTTTGGTTAAGACTAACGTTACCGAGATAAAAGAAGTGATTGAACGCCTAGACGTAAATCAGGGAAAGCTAAATATGGGTTGCCGAACCAATACTAGTTACAAGGATGACGATTATGTCCCTTTGATGGTATATAATGCAATTCTGGGAGGATTTCCTCATTCGAAGCTATTTACAAATGTGCGGGAGAAGGCAAGTCTGGCCTATTATGCGGTTTCCAGATTGGAAAGTCATAAAGGAATTATGATGATCATGTCAGGTATTGAAATTGATAATTATGACAAAGCGGTTGGAATCATCAAAGAACAACTTCAAATGATGGAAAACGGCAACATTACAGAAAATGAATTAAACCAGAGCAAGGCTGTCTTGGTTAACCAGCTAAAAGAAAATCTTGATAATCCTTACACATTAATCGATATGGATTATAATGGTATCATTGCGGAAAGAAAGCGTCCCTTTGAAGAAATCATTGGGGAAATCAGGAAAACAGATGTTGAGGATATCGTAAATATCGCAAAAAAAGTAAAGTTGGATACTATTTATTTTTTGCGGGACAAGAAGGGAGTTTAA
- a CDS encoding ABC transporter permease, whose amino-acid sequence MSILSILSELVHNTIVFSTALIFAALGGVFSERSGVVNIALEGLMIVGAFTGAVITYYVDMSLGGSSWSPWIGFIVAAVVGILFSLFHAAASVTFKADQVVSGVALNFLAAGATVYLVKILFNGAGQTKTLQNVFTKVSIPFLSDIPYLGKAFFTAYPTSYIAFILVAVSYFVLFKTPFGLRLRSVGEHPRAADTMGINVYKMRYLGVMISGALASMGGATIALTTTSNFSHNTVSGQGFIALAAMIFGKWHPIGAMGAALFFGIAQALNSLVQVLGITKYIPVDFIFMLPYILTILVLAGVVGRAVAPASIGKPYEKGSR is encoded by the coding sequence ATGAGTATTTTAAGTATTTTGAGCGAATTGGTGCACAATACCATCGTCTTTTCTACGGCGCTCATTTTTGCAGCATTGGGCGGAGTTTTCTCTGAAAGATCAGGGGTTGTTAACATTGCTTTGGAAGGTTTGATGATCGTAGGGGCATTTACTGGTGCAGTTATTACCTATTACGTGGATATGTCCTTAGGGGGCAGTTCATGGTCCCCATGGATCGGTTTTATTGTTGCGGCTGTAGTTGGGATATTGTTTTCTCTATTTCATGCAGCAGCATCGGTTACATTTAAGGCTGACCAAGTTGTGAGCGGTGTTGCCCTTAACTTTCTCGCGGCAGGAGCTACCGTTTATTTGGTAAAAATATTATTTAACGGAGCAGGACAAACAAAAACGCTTCAGAATGTTTTCACCAAAGTCTCAATCCCTTTTCTTTCAGACATTCCTTATCTTGGCAAAGCATTCTTCACCGCGTATCCAACCAGTTACATTGCATTTATTTTGGTAGCCGTTAGTTACTTTGTTCTTTTTAAAACACCATTTGGACTTCGGCTCCGATCTGTGGGGGAACACCCCCGTGCGGCCGATACGATGGGTATCAATGTATATAAAATGAGATATCTCGGGGTCATGATCAGCGGTGCTTTAGCCAGTATGGGCGGAGCGACCATTGCTCTAACTACAACCAGCAATTTTTCACATAACACGGTTTCAGGGCAAGGATTTATTGCTTTAGCTGCGATGATTTTTGGGAAATGGCACCCGATTGGAGCAATGGGTGCGGCCCTTTTCTTTGGAATTGCCCAAGCCCTCAATTCCTTGGTTCAGGTTCTGGGAATTACAAAATATATCCCGGTTGACTTTATCTTTATGCTTCCATATATTCTTACTATACTCGTGTTAGCCGGTGTTGTTGGAAGGGCTGTTGCTCCGGCCAGCATTGGTAAACCTTATGAGAAGGGAAGCAGATAG
- a CDS encoding ABC transporter permease, whose amino-acid sequence MNKWIKMFTKESSLIPLMAILLGLLFGALVMLMGGYNPIKAYLALFNKVFGDLYNFGETIRQITPLIFTGLSVAFAFRTGLFNIGAEGQFIMGSLGAVYIGTQFSLPWYIHAPLAIVVGGIMGGLWGAIAGYLKAKRGVHEVITTIMLNWIALFFTNYVVANFLRAPGQQRSEMIQPSASITLNWLSQVFDNARLHLGTLIALLAAIVFYIILWKTKQGYELRAVGFNPHASEYAGMNVSKNMINAMLIGGIFSGLGGAVEVLGVFKYQSISAGFPGYGFDGIAVALIGANTPLGVVLAAILFGILTFGAPGMKLGAGVPVEVIRIVIASVIFFVAASGIVKSIFSLFKRGKEEVLEK is encoded by the coding sequence ATGAATAAGTGGATAAAAATGTTTACCAAAGAATCTTCCCTGATTCCATTAATGGCCATACTGCTCGGGCTTCTGTTTGGGGCCTTGGTAATGTTAATGGGGGGCTACAATCCTATCAAAGCTTATTTAGCCTTATTTAATAAAGTATTTGGTGATTTATATAATTTCGGGGAAACCATTAGACAGATTACTCCCCTTATTTTTACTGGGCTTTCAGTCGCCTTTGCCTTTCGTACTGGTTTATTTAATATTGGGGCGGAAGGACAATTTATTATGGGATCCTTAGGTGCGGTATATATTGGGACTCAGTTTTCTCTGCCGTGGTATATTCATGCTCCCTTAGCCATAGTTGTCGGCGGTATAATGGGGGGATTATGGGGAGCCATTGCAGGTTACTTAAAGGCAAAAAGAGGGGTACATGAGGTGATTACCACGATCATGTTAAATTGGATTGCCCTATTCTTTACAAACTATGTCGTTGCAAACTTCTTAAGAGCTCCCGGCCAACAAAGGTCAGAAATGATTCAACCTTCGGCATCCATCACCTTAAACTGGCTTTCCCAGGTGTTTGATAACGCAAGACTTCATCTTGGTACTCTGATTGCTCTATTGGCTGCAATTGTTTTTTATATCATTCTTTGGAAAACGAAACAAGGGTATGAACTCAGAGCTGTTGGCTTTAACCCACATGCCTCAGAATATGCTGGAATGAATGTGTCCAAAAATATGATTAATGCCATGTTGATTGGCGGAATATTCTCGGGTTTGGGAGGAGCAGTTGAAGTATTGGGGGTCTTTAAATATCAATCAATTTCGGCAGGTTTTCCCGGCTATGGTTTTGATGGGATTGCCGTCGCATTAATTGGCGCAAATACACCCCTTGGGGTGGTGTTGGCTGCCATATTGTTTGGAATCCTTACTTTTGGTGCTCCTGGTATGAAGTTAGGAGCTGGAGTCCCCGTTGAGGTCATCCGGATCGTTATTGCTTCTGTTATCTTCTTTGTGGCGGCTAGCGGGATTGTAAAATCAATTTTTTCACTCTTTAAAAGGGGTAAAGAGGAGGTGCTGGAAAAATGA
- a CDS encoding ABC transporter ATP-binding protein yields MKEITYVVEMKNITKRFPGIIANDHISFKVKKGEIHALLGENGAGKSTLMNILFGLYQPDEGEIYINEEKVIISDPNEANNLGIGMVHQHFMLVEKFTVTENIILGHEPKKGGTIDYLKARETVIQLSQKYGLAVDPDAKIEDISVGMQQRVEILKTLYRGAEILIFDEPTAVLTPQEIEELAVIMRNLVEEGKSIILITHKLKEIMAICDTVTIIRRGRVIDSIPVKDTNPNELAAKMVGREVAFEVDKKPASPGEVILDVKDITALDNRGYQILNGISFEIRSGEILGIAGVDGNGQSELIEVITGLRSAQSGHIFLNGKNITNQSPRMISESGVSHIPEDRHKRGLILDFTMGENMVLETYFYPDFQTNRLLDYQKINRFAEKLIAEFDVRTPDVQTLARALSGGNQQKAIIAREVTKDPDLLIAAQPTRGLDVGAIEFIHKRLVEQRDKGKAVLLISLELDEILRVSDRIAVIYEGKIVGFVDPKETSEQELGLMMAGAKSREEKMAYE; encoded by the coding sequence ATGAAAGAGATTACCTATGTAGTAGAAATGAAAAATATTACCAAAAGATTCCCGGGGATTATCGCAAATGATCATATCTCCTTTAAAGTTAAAAAAGGAGAGATCCATGCTTTATTAGGTGAAAACGGTGCAGGAAAATCTACACTTATGAACATACTGTTTGGACTTTACCAACCTGATGAAGGGGAAATATACATAAACGAAGAAAAGGTAATCATTTCTGATCCTAATGAAGCCAACAATTTGGGCATAGGGATGGTTCATCAACATTTTATGCTTGTGGAAAAATTCACAGTCACTGAAAACATCATTTTGGGACATGAACCCAAAAAAGGCGGAACAATCGACTATCTAAAAGCTCGAGAAACCGTCATACAATTATCTCAAAAATATGGACTTGCTGTTGATCCTGATGCAAAGATTGAAGATATTTCAGTAGGAATGCAGCAGCGGGTAGAAATATTAAAGACCCTTTACCGGGGCGCTGAAATTCTGATCTTTGATGAGCCAACAGCAGTACTTACTCCACAGGAGATTGAAGAGTTGGCAGTGATCATGCGCAACTTGGTTGAAGAAGGGAAATCCATCATTTTGATCACTCACAAACTTAAAGAAATTATGGCCATTTGTGACACCGTTACCATTATTAGAAGGGGTAGGGTCATCGACAGCATTCCTGTAAAGGATACTAATCCCAATGAATTGGCCGCAAAAATGGTGGGGAGAGAAGTCGCATTTGAGGTTGATAAGAAACCCGCTTCGCCTGGAGAAGTCATATTAGATGTAAAAGATATAACTGCTTTAGATAATCGCGGTTATCAAATATTAAACGGAATCTCCTTTGAAATAAGATCTGGAGAAATTCTTGGGATTGCTGGGGTAGATGGAAATGGACAAAGTGAGTTGATTGAGGTAATTACCGGTTTAAGATCAGCCCAATCGGGTCATATCTTCCTCAATGGTAAAAACATTACGAATCAATCACCAAGAATGATTTCGGAGTCCGGGGTATCGCATATTCCGGAGGATCGGCACAAGAGAGGCCTAATTTTAGATTTTACCATGGGGGAAAATATGGTTTTGGAAACTTACTTTTATCCAGATTTCCAAACCAACAGATTGTTGGATTATCAAAAAATTAACCGTTTTGCTGAAAAATTGATTGCAGAGTTTGATGTAAGAACTCCCGATGTTCAAACCCTAGCAAGGGCTTTATCTGGAGGTAATCAACAAAAGGCAATCATCGCCAGGGAAGTTACGAAAGACCCTGATCTGTTAATTGCGGCACAGCCCACAAGAGGGCTAGATGTTGGAGCAATTGAATTTATCCACAAAAGGCTGGTAGAACAAAGGGATAAGGGAAAGGCTGTTTTATTGATTTCCCTAGAATTGGACGAAATCCTGCGGGTTTCAGATCGTATTGCCGTCATTTATGAAGGCAAAATTGTCGGTTTTGTTGATCCTAAAGAAACTTCAGAACAAGAATTAGGACTCATGATGGCAGGTGCAAAAAGCAGGGAGGAGAAGATGGCGTATGAATAA